The Aliiroseovarius sediminilitoris region CAATATTCCGAAGGGACGAAAAATGGCGATGCCGTGATCTCTTCTGATTTTGAAACTTTTCTGAAAATGCTGACCGCTCAGATGGAAAATCAGGATCCGTTGAACCCGATTGAATCTTCCGATTACGCCGTGCAGCTGGCCACCTTCTCAGGCGTCGAACAACAGGTGCGGACGAATGATCTGCTTGACGGGCTTGGGACAAAACTTGGCCTGATGGGGCTGTCCGATATTGCCGGATGGGTCGGGATGGAGGCGCGCGTCGCCGCCCCCGTTCAGTTTGATCAGACGCCGATCACACTTGTACCGCAACCAGCCATCGGTGCTGATGAAACAAGGTTGGTCGTCAAGAACGCGGCTGGCGACATTGTCGAGAACAAGATTATCCCGACCTCGACCGACCCGGTTCAATGGGCCGGTGTGGATCAGTCCGGCACGCCGTTCCCGCGTGGTGTCTATTCGTTTGAACTGGTCAGTTCCGGCAACGGTGTTCACCTTTCAACCGACCCGGTAGAGGCTTATAGCAAGATCACCGAAAGCCAGAATGCAGATGGCAATCTGTGGTTGATCCTTGAAAGCGGTCAAAAGATTCAGGCGGACACGGTGTCAGCGATCCGCGAGCCGTGATTGATACGGTTGCCCCTGACCCTTTCGCATCCTAGCTTGGCGCCGGTTTGAACAGGGGCCACGGGAATGGACGAAAAGCTAAGGCAGACAAAGCGCGAGCAACTGCGGCGCATCTGGTCAGATGCGTCGGTGATCCCGGATGCGGCTCATTGGTCCCTGCTGACAGGTGGACGCACCAACCTGATTTGGCGCGTCGATATGCAAGATGCTCCGCCCTTGGTCTGCAAACTGTTCATTCCCAACACCGCCACGCCGCTTTTCGCCAATGACGGAACCCGCGAGGCGCTGGCGTTGCGTGCATTGAGCGGGTCACGCATGGCGCCAGAGCTTGTGGCTTTTCAGGACAGCACCCTTGGTGAAACGATGGTCTATCAGCACATCGACGGCCACCCCTGGAACGGCGATGTGACAGCGGCGGCACAAGCAATGGCACGGCTGCATGCACGCACGCTGCCGGTTGGACTGCCGGAATTGACCGTCACACCCGCCTCACTGATTGCCGATGGTCATGGCATGTCCCCATCCGGCCTGACCCCACCGCCGCCCGTTCCGCAAGCCCTGCCTGACGCCCACCGCGTATTTCTGCATGGCGACTTCGTTCCCGGCAATATCATCGTGACCTCCGATGGGCTGCGACTGATCGACTGGCAGTGCCCCGCCGCTGGCGACTCCAGCGCCGATATCGCAATGTTTCTGTCCCCGGCGATGCAGATGCTCTATGGGCACCGCCCTTTAAGCAAGAATGAAATCGCGCGGTTCCTGTCGGATTATCTGCATGCGAGTCAGGACGCCCGGGCCATCGCGCGTTATCATGCGCTGGCCCCGCTGTATCACTGGCGTATGGTCGCCTATTGTCACTGGAAAAGCGCCCGCGGCGATCAGGACTATGCCCGCGCAGCCTCGCTTGAACTGGACGCGTTAGAGCAGGCTTGACACCCACACGGCGACAAGGGCCAAACCACCACCCAGCGTCACATATCCCATCGCCCGAGCGGGGCGCGCCCGGTCGGTTTCCGGCGGTGGTGTGGATTGTCGGATCAGTGCCGCTTCAGCCAGTTCTGGCAAACGCGGGCCGAACCGGGCCAGCACCCGCACCGTCCGCGCCAAATCGCTTAACAGCGCCTTTGGCCCGATCGAGTTGGCGATATAGCTTTCGACCACCGGCTTTGCGACCTGCCAGATATTGATATTCGGGTTCAGCGACCGGGCCACACCTTCGACAACCACCATGGTGCGTTGCAACAAGATCAGCTCGGTGCGGGTTTCCATCCCAAATTTCTCGGTCACTTCGAACAGATAGGACAGCAGCCGACCCATCGAAATCTGCGTGGCATCCATGCCGAAAATCGGTTCGCCCACAGCGCGCAGGGCGCGGGCAAATTCCTCGACATTGCGGTCGGCGGGCACGTAACCCGCTTCGAAATGAACCTCGGCCACGCGACGATAATCGCGGGTGATAAAGCCATACAGGATCTCGGCATAAACGCGGCGGGTGTATTCGTCAATTCGCCCCATGATGCCGAAATCAATGGCGATAATATCCCCGTTTGCTGCAAATTTCAGATTGCCTTGGTGCATATCGCCATGAAACAGACCGTCGCGCAGCGCGTGTGACAGGAACAGTTGCAGCACCCGTTCGCCCAGCCCATCCATATCCAGCCCCGAGGCGCGAATGGCGGGCAAATCGTTTGCCGGAATGCCCTCGCCCCAACCCAATGTCATGACGGTCCGAGCCGACAATCCCCAATTGACCTTGGGCACAACGAACCCGGCATCATCTGCGGTGTTCTCGGCAAACTCACTGGCCGAGGCGCTTTCCAGCCGCAAATCCAGCTCGCCCATCACCACGCCCTCGAAATGTTCGACCACATCAGTGGGACGCAGGCGGCGGGTGGAGGGCAGCAAGAACTCGATGACACCGGCCGAGAAATGGAATGCGTCGATATCGGTGCGAAACGCGCGTTCAATATACGGGCGCAAAACCTTTACTGCGACTTCCTCGCCTGTGGCTGCGATGCGCGCGCGATGGACCTGCGCAATCGACGCAGCGGCGACGGGTTCTGAAAACTCCGAGAACACCTCGTCGATCTTGATGCCCAGTTCCTTTTCGACCATCCGCCGGGCAACGGCAGACGGAAACGGGGGAAGCTTGTCCTGCAGATATTGCAATTGATCCGACAGCTCCGCACCAACCACGTCGGGGCGTGTCGATAGAATCTGGCCAAACTTGATATAGGCTGGGCCAAGCGCCGTGATCGCGCGCGTCAGGGGCGGCAGAGACGTGTCGCCCTTCTTGCCCAACCACGCAAAAGGAAAGCCCACAATTCGCGCGGCCATACGAATGATCGGCGGCGCGTTCATCGCATCCAGCACGACACCCATCGCGCCCGTCCGTTGAAAGGTCGCACCGGTGCGGATCAGCCGCCAGATGTTGTGGGGTCCGCGCATCCTAGATCTTCCATCCCGAATGCAGTGCCGCGATGCCCATGGACAGGTTGCGATATTTCACATTCTCAAATCCGGCGTTGCGGATCATTTGCGCGAACGTCTCTTGATCCGGAAATTTGCGAATGGATTCGACCAGGTATTGGTAGCTGTCGGCGTCATCAGCGATCAGTTTGCCCATGCGGGGGATCACGTTGAAGGAATAGAGATCATAGAGCTTCTGCATACCGTCATTGGGAAGCTGGCTGAACTCCAGCACAATCAGGCGACCGCCGGGTTTCAGTACGCGGTAAGCCTCGGACAGGGCATCTGCGATCCGCGTCACGTTGCGGATGCCGAAGCTGATCGTATAGCGGTCAAAGCTGCCATCCTCGAACGGCAGCGCCATCGCATCGCCGACGACCCAATCCAGCCGATCGGCTTTGTTGGCGACGTCTGCGCGTTTGCGTCCTTCGACCAGCATCGACTCGGTCATGTCCAGCACAACCGCAGATGCCTTGGGTGCGCGATCCAGGAAACGGAACGAGATATCGCCAGTGCCCCCTGCGACATCCAAAAGCCGTTGACCGTTCCGGGGGGCCAGCCAATCCATCATCGCGTCTTTCCAAACGCGGTGGATGCCAACGGACATGACGTCATTCATGATGTCATATTTCGACGCGACATTGGTGAATACGCCATGGACCATGCGGGCCTTGTCATCCTCGGCCACGGTCTTGAACCCAAAATGGGTTGTTTTTGTTTCGGATGTGCTCATCGGGCTTGCCCATTCCTTGCGATTGATCCCTCATATCCCGACGAATACCCACGCACAATGGAGACACGCCCGATATGCCCGAATTACCAGAGGTCGAGACGGTTCGTCGCGGATTGTCCCCCGTGATGGAAGGCGCGCGGATTGTCCGGGCTGAAACCCGGCGCGAGGGGCTGCGCTGGCCGTTTCCCGACCGGATGGCGGATCGGCTGACCGGGGCAAGGGTCATGCGGTTGGGGCGGCGGTCGAAGTATCTGTTGGCGGATCTTGATACCGGCGAGACCCTGATCACTCATCTTGGCATGTCAGGACGAATGCTGATCTCGGGCCACCCTTTGGGCAAGTTTCATCACGACCACCCCGCGCCGGAAAAGCATGACCACGTGGTGCTGCACATGGACAACGGCGCACGGGTGACATTCAATGACCCGCGGCGCTTTGGCGCGATGGACCTGTGCGACTCGTCAGGGCTAGAGGACCATAAACTGATCCGCGTGTTGGGACCGGAGCCGTTGGGGAACGCCTTCGACGAACCCTATCTCATCGGCGCGTTAAAGCACCGTAACTCCCCCATCAAATCCGCCCTTCTGGATCAGGGAATCATCGCGGGGCTTGGCAATATATATGTCTGCGAGGTGCTGTTTCGGGCCGGCATTCACCCCACCCGCAAAGCCATGCGTCTTTCATCCGCGCGCATCGCAGGGCTGGTCCCGATCATTCGTAACGTGCTGGTAGAAGCGATTGAAAGCGGCGGATCTTCCCTTAACGATTACCGGCAGGCAGACGGCGAACTGGGCTATTTCCAACACAATTTTCAAGCCTACGGCCGCGAGGGTCAACCCTGCGTGACGCAAGGTTGCACTGGAAAAATAAGGCGAATCACGCAATCGGGGCGTTCAACATTCTATTGTGCGCAATGCCAAAGATAGCTTGATCACTGAGGCGGGCAGGCTTACGACTCCGCTTCGACCACCACGGACAATGGCAAGGGGAACCATGGCCTATAAGAATATCATCGTTGAGATCGAAGATCACATCTGTCTGATCAAGCTCAACCGACCCGACGCGCTGAACGCATTGAACCTTGATCTGCTGGGCGAACTGGGTGACGCCTTGGCGGACGCTCAGAAGAACGACAAGGCGCGTTGCATCGTGATCACCGGATCCGAAAAAGCCTTCGCCGCCGGGGCAGACATCAAGATGATGGCCGAGAAGAGCTTTGTCGATGTGTTCGCTGGCGACCTTTTCACTCCGGAAGAAGATGCGATCATGCGCATCCGCAAACCGATCATCGCCGCCGTGTCCGGCTATGCGCTGGGCGGCGGGTGCGAGCTGGCGATGATGTGTGATTTCATCATTGCCGCGGACACCGCCAAGTTCGGCCAACCCGAGGTGAACCTGGGTGTGATGGCTGGCATGGGCGGCAGCCAGCGTCTGACCAAACTTGTTGGTCGCGCCAAGTCGATGGACATGAACCTGACCGGTCGGTTCATGGACGCGGAAGAAGCAGAACGTGCTGGCCTTGTCAGCCGTGTCGTGCCCGCCAAGAAGCTGATGGATGAAGCGATGTCCGCCGCGGCCAAGATCGCCGAAAAGTCCATGATAACGGTGATGGCCATCAAAGAAGCAGTGAACCGCGCCGAGCAGCTGCCGCTGACCGAAGGCATCCTGTTTGAACGTCGCCTGTTTCATTCGTTATTTGCGACCGAGGACCAGAAGGAAGGCATGGCCGCCTTCACCGAGAAGCGCGAACCACAGTTCCGCGACAAGTAACGCTTTTTATGGGTTCCCTTTGCAGACATTTTTCCGTAAAGGGTGCCGTCATACATGCGCGTGAGGCCCGCTTTGGCCAGAATCACCGGTTCTGAACCCGGTCGGGTGCGAACGCGCGGCTATTGAAACGTAAACCACACCCGATGAAGGGATCAGACACATGGCAAATTCGCCCCAGTCCAAAAAACGCGCCCGCCAGAACGAGGCTCGTTTTGCTGTAAACAAAGCCCGCCGTTCGCGCATTCGCACCTTCCTGCGCAAGGTCGAAGAAGCCATCGAATCCGGTGACAAGGAAGCCGCGTCGGCAGCCCTGAAAACTGCTCAGCCCGAACTGATGCGCGGCGTGACCAAAGGCGTTTACCACAAGAACACCGCCGCTCGGAAAGTGTCGCGCCTGTCCGCACGGATCAAAACCCTGGGCTAATCGCGATTCTGGTCAAAGACCGGTTTTGAAAAACAGACGGAGCGTGTCCTCAAAGGCACGCTCCGCTCTCGTTTTTGGCGGCAAAAATTGCATTAGTGCAAGCCGCTTGGGATTCGTTTCTGCAAAGAATGAGTCAAGCACGAGTTTCTATTGCGCGCGCCGCTGACAGGTTGCTAGTTTGCCCTCAGCGATTCACATCGCCGACTTGGGACTATCATACATTCAAGGGATAACCCCTTGAAAAATTAGGTTAAAATTTGACCTGAAGATTGAATCGGAGCCTGTCCGGTGCAATCGACGTAAGTTTTTATTCCGACTTGGGGGTCGGGTTAAAGGCAAGCGTCGTTTCAGTGATTGTCAGACCGTTTCGGCCTGGCAGGTTAACTTATTGTTATGTCTCCATGCCCGATCGGGCGATCCCTGTGCCAAGACTGTGGTCTTGTGCAGCGAACGCCTGTCGGCTTGGCACGCTTTTGGTGAGGCAGGCGTGCTTGGTTTTGTGGATCGTCGGGCGCTTGGGCGCGTCTGGTATCTATATGTTTGGTAAAATGGCTGTCGTTGAACAGCCTATCAAAGAAACCGGGTCGAGGTGACATGACGAACGATGAATGGGGACTTGTTCGAAACAAGCTGCAAAAGGCGGTAGGGCAGAACAACTATACCAATTGGATTGAACCGCTGGAATTTGCCGATCTGAAGAACGGCGTGGCAACATTTCTGGTTCCGACCAATTTTATGGGCAACTGGGTGGATCGAAACTTCGGCGACAAGATTCTGCATCAGATGGTTGGCGAGGGCCTGAAGGTCTCGAGACTTGATTTTGCGGTCCCGTCGAAGACAGCCACGGCAAAATTGGCTCAGGCGTCAGATGAAACTGCACCGGCTGTCGCAATTGCCAGAACAAATCACGACGATCTGCCCGGCGCACCGCTTTACGACCGTTTCACCTTCGACAATTTCGTTGTGGGCAAGCCCAACGAACTGGCGCACGCAGCAGCCCGTCGCGTGGCCGAAGGTGGCCCGGTGACGTTCAACCCGCTGTTCCTGTATGGCGGCGTCGGACTGGGCAAAACGCACCTGATGCACGCCATTGCGCACGAAATGACCACCCGCAATCCCGATCTTCGCGTGGTCTATCTGTCAGCCGAGCAGTTCATGTATCGCTTTGTGCAGGCCCTTCGCGAAAAGCAGATGATGGATTTCAAGCAGCTGTTCCGCTCGGTTGATGTGCTGATGGTGGATGATGTGCAATTCATTGCGGGCAAGGACAGCACGCAGGAAGAATTTTTCCACACCTTCAATGCGTTGGTGGATCAAAACAAGCAGATCATCATTTCCGGCGACCGCGCACCAGGCGAGATCAAGGACTTGGAAGACCGTATCAAAAGTCGTCTGCAATGTGGCCTTGTAGTGGACCTGCACCCGACCGACTACGAACTGCGCCTTGGTGTGCTTCAGAACAAGGTTAGCACCTATCGCGAACAATATAACGGGCTGGTGATCGCGGATGGCGTTCTGGAGTTTGTCGCCCACCGCATCTCGACCAATGTGCGCGTTCTGGAAGGTGCTTTGATGCGCTTGTTTGCCTTCGCGTCTCTGGTGGGTCGCGAAATCACGTTAGAGCTGGCACAGGATTGCCTTGGTGACATCCTGCGCGCCTCGGACCGTAAGGTGACGGTGGAAGAGATACAGCGCAAGGTTAGCGAACATTACAACATTCGCCTGTCCGACCTGATCGGTCCGAAGCGTGTGCGCACCATTGCCAGACCGCGTCAGGTGGCGATGTATCTGGCCAAACACATGACCTCGCGGTCATTGCCAGAGATCGGGCGCCGATTTGGCGGTCGTGATCACACCACTGTCATGCACGGGGTGAAGCGGATTGACGAGTTGAAGGGCGCCGACGATCAGATCGCTGAAGATCTTGAACTTCTGCGCCGTGCGCTTGAAGCCTGAATTGACACGACTCTGGCGGGTTTTTAGGCCCTAAAGCCTTGACCCGCCCGCGAAAGAATCAGACATTCCGAATAACAAATTGAGCCGGGCGGAGAACGTGATATGTTCACCGTCCCGGTATCTGTCAGGAGTGGGACATGAAGATCAGTATCGAACGCGGCGCGCTGCTTAAAGCCGTGTCACAGGCGCAATCCGTTGTAGAACGCCGAAACACCATCCCAATCCTCGCCAATGTGCTGATCGAAGCCGAAGGCAACAGCGTATCGTTCCGCGCCACCGATCTGGATATCGAAGTTGTCGACAAGACCGATGCCATGGTCGAACGCGCCGGTGCCACAACGGTGTCCGCCGTGACCCTGCACGAAATTGTGCGCAAGCTGCCTGATGGGGCGTTGGTGCAACTGACCGACGATGGTGCAACCGGCCGGTTGGCGGTCGAGGCGGGACGCTCGAACTTTTCGCTCGCGACGCTGCCGAAGGAAGATTTCCCGGTGATGGCATCATCCGAGTATTCAGCTAATTTCTCGGCCCCCGCGCCTGTTCTGCGCCGCCTGTTCGACAAGTCGAAATTCGCAATCTCGACGGAAGAGACACGGTATTACCTGAACGGCGTCTATATGCATGTGGCTGATGCTGATGGCGGCAAGGTTCTGCGTTGCGTGGCCACTGATGGTCACCGTCTTGCACGGATCGACGCCGACCTGCCCGCCGGCGCCGAGGATATGCCCGGCGTGATCGTGCCCCGAAAAACCGTGGGCGAGATGCGCAAACTGCTGGACGATGACGATGCGACCATCGCCGTGTCCGTGTCGGAAACCAAGATCCGCTTTGCGACACCTGCGATCACACTGACGTCGAAGGTGATCGACGGCACGTTCCCCGACTACACCCGCGTTATTCCCACGGGCAACACCCGCAAACTGGAGGTGGACGCCACCGAATTTGCTCAGGCCGTCGATCGCGTCGCCACTGTGTCCAGCGAACGGTCGCGTGCCGTGAAGCTGCAACTGGACGAAGATCGCCTGATCCTGTCCGTGAATGCCCCGGACGCCGGTGCCGCCGAAGAAGAACTGGCTGTCGCCTATGGGGACGAGCGATTGGAAATCGGGTTCAACGCCAAATACCTGCTTGAGATTGCCAGCCAGGTGGACCGCGAAAACGCTGTGTTCATGTTCAATTCCTCCGGCGACCCGACCTTGATGCGTGAAGGCAATGACACCAGTGCTGTCTATGTCGTCATGCCGATGCGTGTGTGACCGCTACCAAGCCACGATCCGACGCCCCCGGCGGGGATGTTTTCTGTAAGAAGATAAGGCAGGGCAAGTGATGCTGGCCTTGCGAGAGCTGACACTCAGCCATTTTCGAAGCCACCGCATTGCGCGGCTGTCGCTTGACGGACGGCCCGTCGCCATCCATGGCCGCAACGGGGCTGGCAAGACCAACATCCTTGAGGCGATATCCATGCTGTCTCCGGGGCGCGGGTTGCGACGTGCAACCGCGGACGAGATGATCCGGCGGCCGGAAGGCGTCGGCTGGAAGGTCACGGCAATCCTGCAAAGCCTGCATCAAATACACGAGGTTGAGACCTGGATCGAACAAGGCGGCGTGCGGCAGGTGCGGATCGATGGTAAATCCGCGCCGCAGGTCGCCCTGGGCCGGATCGCGCGGATGGTCTGGCTGGTGCCGGTGATGGACCGTCTTTGGGTCGAAGGCGCAGACGGGCGCAGGCGGTTTCTGGACCGGATGACAATGAGTTTCAAGCCGCACCACGCCGATACGGTTCTGACCTATGAAAAGGCCATGCGCGAACGCAATCGGCTGTTGAAAGATGGTCAGCGTGACGGCCACTGGTATGATGCCTTGGAAGCGCAGATGGCGCGCGCTGCCGCCGAGATGACCAAGAACCGAAACGCCGCCCTGTCACAGCTGATCGCGGCACAAGCCGAAGCCGAAACGGCTTTTCCGGCGGCGGAACTGTCTCTAATCCAGCCTGACGAGGCCGAATTGCCGACAACTGAAGAGGGTTTGGCACAGGCGTTTGCCGAAAGCCGTCCACGTGATTTGCTGGCCGGGCGGACCCTTGTTGGGCCGCATCGGACAGATCTGGCCGCCACTTATTCCACCAAGGGGATTGCCGCGCGGGATTGCTCGACAGGCGAGCAGAAAGCGCTCTTGGTGTCGTTGATTCTTGCCAACAGCCGCGCGTTGACGCGTGATTTTGGCGCACCGCCCATCCTGCTGCTGGACGAAGTGGCCGCCCATCTGGATGCTGGCCGTCGTGCCGCGCTTTATGACGAGGTTTGCGCACTTGGCGCGCAAGCCTTCATGACCGGCACTGGTCCCGAATTGTTTGCCGAACTTGGCAATCGTGCCAGCCATATTGAAGTCAGCGAAGCGGATGGGCGCTCGCACATTGAAGAGGTGACGATATGAAGTCCAACCGTGTGACCCTGATCACCCTTGGCGTCAGGGATATTGCCCGGGCCCGCGACTTTTATGAAGCCATCGGGTGGGAGCCATCCGAAGTGCAGGACAAGGTGGTCTTCTATGACATGAACGGCATGAAATTCGGATTTTACCTGTTGGATGGCTTGGCCGAAGACACAGGGATGCCAATTGAGGCCCTGAAGACAGGGGCGATGACACTGGGACAGAACTTCCCGACCGAGGCCGAGGTCGATGCGGCCTATGACAAGGCTCTTGCAGCGGGGGCAACCGAAGTTACACGCCCTGAAAAGATCTTTTGGGGCGGGTATTCGGGTTACTTCGCCGACCCAGACGGGCACCTGTGGGAATACGCCATGAACCCGTTCTGGGAACTGGATGGTGATGGGCATCTGAAATGACAATCACAGCGCTTGAGCTTGGTTTCTATGTCATCGGCCTGTTCATCCTGTTCCTGACCCCCGGCCCGGTTTGGGTGGCATTGGTGGCTCGCGTTCTGGCCGGTGGCTTTGCCCAGGCTTGGCCGCTGGCGATGGGCGTCGCAATCGGCGACATCTTCTGGTCGGTTCTGGCGGCCCTGGGCATGGGCTGGGTGGCGTCCAGCTTTGGCGGGGCCATGTTGGTCCTGAAAATCGTGGCTGCGCTGTTTTTTATCTGGCTGGGCGTCACGATCATTCGATCCGCCGATCATAAGATTTCCAAGGATCGCAAGTTGACCCGTCCCGGCATCTGGGCGGGTTTTGTCGCGGGCCTGATCGTAATTCTCGCCAACCCCAAGGCCATTCTGTTCTACATGGGCGTTCTGCCGGGGTTCTTTGACCTGTCGCGCCTGACCGCCGCGGACATTGTGGCTATTGGCATTGCCTCTTTCATCGTGCCGTTGATTGGCAACCTGGGCATGGCGTTTTTTATCGACCGCGCCCGCAAATTGCTGTCATCACCGACAAGCCTGCGTCGTATGAACGTGGCCGCCGGTAGCATGTTGATTCTGGTGGGAATCATCATTCCATTTACATAGGCGGAAAAGCGGTCTGTTGGACACTAAATCTTGTGTCAGGCGGGTGACAACGCCGGTAAAAAACCCTATATTTTCGGCAACAATGAACAGGAAGTCCCTTATGGCTGATGACGCGCAGACCGGTGCCGAATACGGTGCCGAATCCATTAAAGTT contains the following coding sequences:
- a CDS encoding LysE family translocator: MTITALELGFYVIGLFILFLTPGPVWVALVARVLAGGFAQAWPLAMGVAIGDIFWSVLAALGMGWVASSFGGAMLVLKIVAALFFIWLGVTIIRSADHKISKDRKLTRPGIWAGFVAGLIVILANPKAILFYMGVLPGFFDLSRLTAADIVAIGIASFIVPLIGNLGMAFFIDRARKLLSSPTSLRRMNVAAGSMLILVGIIIPFT